One Brevibacterium spongiae DNA segment encodes these proteins:
- a CDS encoding Na(+)/H(+) antiporter subunit C: MSLPFVMVLAMGVLFAAGIYLMLERSLTRVLLGFILLGNGANLLIILTAGRGSPPLTDGKNLSTAGMSDPLPQALILTAIVITFAVTAFLLAMIYRSWRLMRADSLQDDDTDLQVAITRVIDSEAEASTDYDDTEFGDEAESPIIGAVDLDDDGTPAQREDIADDIDDASSSAEADAIAEAAVESHTEAHSASESEAAEAAQDDKQGDEPGKEDRS, encoded by the coding sequence GTGAGCTTGCCCTTCGTCATGGTCCTGGCCATGGGAGTCCTCTTCGCCGCCGGCATCTACCTCATGCTCGAGAGGTCGCTCACGCGCGTCCTGCTCGGCTTCATCCTGTTGGGCAACGGCGCGAACCTGCTCATCATCCTCACCGCAGGCCGCGGATCGCCGCCGCTCACTGACGGGAAGAACCTGTCGACTGCAGGGATGTCGGATCCGCTGCCGCAGGCGCTCATCCTCACGGCCATCGTCATCACCTTCGCCGTGACGGCCTTTCTGCTGGCGATGATCTACCGGTCGTGGAGGCTTATGCGCGCCGATTCTCTGCAGGACGACGACACCGACCTTCAGGTCGCGATCACGCGGGTCATCGACTCCGAGGCCGAGGCGAGCACGGATTACGACGACACCGAGTTCGGTGATGAGGCCGAGTCCCCGATCATCGGGGCCGTCGACCTCGACGACGACGGCACGCCCGCCCAGCGGGAGGACATCGCCGACGACATCGACGACGCGTCCTCCTCGGCAGAGGCCGATGCCATCGCCGAGGCGGCGGTGGAGTCCCATACGGAAGCGCACAGTGCCTCTGAGTCCGAGGCAGCAGAAGCGGCCCAAGACGACAAACAGGGTGACGAACCCGGGAAGGAGGACCGTTCATGA
- a CDS encoding Na+/H+ antiporter subunit D, which yields MIDLLPVLIPLPVLLPLLGAGITLILSKHTRAQNAVSIAILLAVMVIATIILFGVDSHGPQVVAIGGWQPPAGIVLVADRLSAIMLIVSSLVTLCVLVYALSQDANDDSNETPISVFNPSYLVLCAGIANSFLAGDLFNLYVGFEMFLVASYVLLTLGATAERIRAGVTYVIISLVSSVIFLAAIGIIYAACGTVNMAQLSDRISALPSDVQMILHVMLLLGFGIKAAIFPLSFWLPDSYPTAPAPVTAVFAGLLTKVGIYAIIRTETLLFAESSLRVPLLIAAGLTMLVGILGAIAQSEIKRIVSFTLVSHIGYMLFGVALGTSVGLSAAIYYTVHHIIVQTALFLAIGLVEMRGGSTSTRSLGGLMVLSPVLTIFFFIPALNLSGIPPFSGFIGKVALFLAGFDDHAWLPTVLIVAGTVTSLLTLYVIGRTFNLAFWRDPADVEEPNEDLVEEFSDRKKTILAGKKWKSQIGVPPAMVVATSVVVIASIVLTVAAEPLWDMSNRAAENLQTPIDYVSNVLGGDHG from the coding sequence ATGATCGATCTCCTCCCCGTCCTCATCCCGCTCCCGGTGCTGCTGCCGCTCCTCGGCGCCGGAATCACCCTCATCCTCTCGAAGCACACGCGTGCGCAGAACGCCGTGTCGATCGCGATCCTGCTCGCCGTCATGGTCATCGCCACGATCATCCTCTTCGGAGTCGACAGCCACGGCCCGCAGGTCGTGGCGATCGGAGGCTGGCAGCCGCCGGCGGGCATCGTGCTCGTGGCGGACAGGCTCTCGGCGATCATGCTCATCGTGTCCTCGCTGGTGACCCTGTGCGTGCTCGTCTACGCCCTGAGCCAGGACGCCAACGACGATTCGAACGAGACTCCGATCTCCGTGTTCAACCCCAGCTACCTGGTGCTGTGCGCAGGCATCGCGAACTCGTTCCTCGCCGGGGACCTGTTCAACCTCTACGTCGGCTTCGAGATGTTCCTCGTCGCCTCGTATGTGCTGCTCACCCTCGGCGCCACCGCCGAACGCATCCGGGCCGGAGTCACCTATGTGATCATCTCGCTCGTCTCCTCGGTGATCTTCCTCGCCGCCATCGGCATCATCTACGCGGCCTGCGGAACCGTGAACATGGCGCAGCTCTCGGACCGGATCTCCGCCCTGCCGTCCGACGTGCAGATGATCCTCCACGTCATGCTGCTGCTCGGCTTCGGCATCAAGGCCGCGATCTTCCCACTCTCGTTCTGGCTGCCCGACTCGTACCCGACCGCGCCGGCCCCGGTCACGGCGGTCTTCGCGGGACTGCTCACAAAGGTCGGCATCTACGCGATCATCCGCACGGAGACGCTGCTGTTCGCCGAGTCCTCGCTGCGGGTGCCGCTGCTCATCGCGGCGGGTCTGACGATGTTGGTGGGCATCCTCGGTGCCATCGCGCAGTCGGAGATCAAAAGGATCGTGTCCTTCACCCTCGTCTCCCATATCGGCTATATGCTCTTCGGCGTCGCCTTGGGCACGAGTGTCGGCTTGTCCGCGGCGATCTACTACACGGTGCACCACATCATCGTCCAGACCGCGCTGTTCCTGGCGATCGGTCTGGTGGAAATGCGGGGCGGGTCCACCTCGACGCGCTCGCTGGGCGGTCTCATGGTGCTCTCGCCGGTGCTCACGATCTTCTTCTTCATCCCGGCACTCAACCTCTCAGGCATTCCGCCGTTCTCCGGGTTCATCGGCAAGGTCGCGCTGTTCCTCGCCGGCTTCGACGATCATGCGTGGCTGCCGACAGTGCTCATCGTCGCCGGCACCGTGACGAGTCTGCTCACGCTCTACGTCATCGGCCGTACCTTCAACCTCGCCTTCTGGCGCGACCCGGCCGATGTCGAAGAGCCCAATGAGGACCTCGTCGAGGAGTTCTCGGACCGGAAGAAGACGATTCTGGCGGGGAAGAAGTGGAAGTCCCAGATCGGAGTGCCCCCTGCTATGGTGGTGGCCACCTCGGTGGTCGTCATCGCCTCCATCGTCCTCACGGTCGCGGCCGAACCCCTGTGGGACATGTCGAACCGGGCCGCCGAGAATCTGCAGACCCCGATCGACTACGTCTCGAATGTGCTCGGAGGTGACCACGGATGA
- a CDS encoding ATP-binding protein, translating into MTNFLVIEIQVWLFLLLLVLVLGGLAVGAWFGWRYLKKREAQLRESIEAATAEDSMTKRNRMLIRLDHELKNPLTALRTSAASIREVVRDGGTLTEVEPAAKQVDVSSRRVARLLADLRKLADVETRIIEYARVDLDALIHQAVEDASTAPGAEDRMIVATVARAPWRLPDVAGEEDLLLTAILNLLGNALKYSSQAEVVELRANEQIIDGHRWVVVEVADTGSGIPLAEQENVWDELSRGSRVRAVAGSGMGLSLVRAIVTRHGGSVQLFSQEGVGTSVRMVLPVLADAAPVTVPQMSEHMDRVAAGSHPVQPMQQADSRQAPGYLPPRQPSEAELQGRILGTPRRTSKRRLERVDGALVNRTTGESVSGGLPPDSGQHSQFKPPKPGSNPNAGNQPYGGPPVGSQPGQQNVGQQNFGQHPGGSQPNGSQPGQQPYGQPNPGQPNPGPQNTGPQNPSPQNTGPQGGPQNTGPQRGGQPNSGPQNSGLPNHGPQQSGGQPNSGSQQPYRDDHGGRQ; encoded by the coding sequence ATGACGAACTTCCTCGTCATCGAGATCCAGGTCTGGCTGTTCCTGCTCCTGCTCGTCCTCGTGCTCGGCGGGCTCGCTGTCGGCGCCTGGTTCGGATGGCGGTACCTGAAGAAGCGCGAAGCACAGCTGCGCGAATCCATCGAGGCGGCCACAGCCGAGGACTCGATGACGAAGCGCAACCGCATGCTCATCCGCCTGGACCATGAGCTGAAGAATCCGCTCACGGCGCTGCGCACCTCGGCGGCGAGCATTCGTGAGGTCGTCCGCGACGGCGGGACGCTGACCGAGGTCGAACCTGCCGCGAAGCAGGTCGACGTGTCCTCCCGCCGGGTCGCCCGGCTGCTCGCTGATCTGCGCAAACTCGCCGATGTCGAAACGCGCATCATCGAATACGCTCGGGTCGACCTCGATGCGCTCATCCACCAGGCCGTCGAGGATGCGTCCACCGCTCCCGGCGCCGAGGACCGGATGATCGTGGCCACCGTGGCCCGGGCACCCTGGCGGCTGCCCGATGTCGCCGGTGAAGAGGATCTGCTGCTCACCGCGATCCTCAACCTGCTCGGCAACGCACTCAAATACTCCTCGCAGGCCGAGGTCGTCGAACTGCGCGCCAATGAGCAGATCATCGACGGTCACCGCTGGGTCGTCGTCGAGGTCGCCGACACCGGCAGCGGAATTCCGCTGGCCGAACAGGAGAACGTCTGGGACGAGCTCTCGCGCGGCTCCCGGGTCCGGGCGGTCGCCGGCTCCGGAATGGGACTGTCTCTCGTCCGCGCGATCGTCACCCGCCATGGCGGTTCGGTGCAGCTGTTCAGTCAGGAAGGCGTGGGCACCTCGGTGCGCATGGTCCTGCCGGTCCTTGCCGATGCCGCTCCGGTGACCGTTCCGCAGATGTCGGAGCACATGGATCGGGTCGCCGCCGGATCGCATCCGGTGCAGCCGATGCAGCAGGCCGATTCTCGTCAGGCCCCCGGATACCTTCCGCCCCGGCAGCCGAGCGAGGCCGAGCTGCAGGGTCGGATTCTGGGCACCCCGCGGCGGACCTCGAAACGTCGCCTCGAGAGGGTCGACGGTGCGTTGGTCAACCGCACGACCGGGGAGTCCGTCTCGGGTGGACTCCCACCGGATTCCGGTCAGCATTCCCAGTTCAAACCGCCGAAGCCCGGATCGAACCCGAACGCAGGCAATCAGCCCTACGGCGGGCCTCCGGTCGGCAGCCAGCCCGGCCAACAGAACGTCGGCCAACAGAACTTCGGCCAGCACCCGGGCGGTTCGCAGCCGAACGGATCGCAGCCGGGCCAGCAGCCCTACGGGCAGCCGAATCCTGGACAGCCGAATCCAGGCCCCCAGAACACGGGCCCCCAGAACCCGAGTCCTCAGAACACAGGTCCCCAAGGCG
- a CDS encoding Na+/H+ antiporter subunit E — protein MSPNRAQGADRAQNPNRAQNPNRAQGVNRGPGTSRPRMSRGRGIIQQFVLVISLVLLWLMLWDSITVVTVVTGIILAFVVTRVFYLPPVVLSGRFNIWHATVFGLWFLYSVLYASIEVAWYAFRRRAVGAGSVIACDLRTSSDLVLTLIADTASLIPGSIIIDSDRAMGILYLHFLDCDSEEKLHKAKAQVYHIEELLIRTLGSARDLAALRARPDPLGEAEGGGA, from the coding sequence ATGAGCCCGAACCGAGCGCAGGGTGCCGACCGTGCACAGAACCCGAACCGAGCGCAGAACCCGAACCGGGCACAGGGCGTCAACCGGGGGCCGGGGACGAGCCGGCCGCGGATGAGTCGGGGCCGCGGAATCATCCAGCAGTTCGTGTTGGTCATCTCGCTGGTGCTGCTGTGGCTGATGCTGTGGGACTCGATCACCGTGGTCACAGTGGTCACGGGAATCATCCTCGCCTTCGTCGTGACCCGCGTGTTCTACCTCCCTCCCGTCGTGCTCTCGGGCCGATTCAACATCTGGCACGCCACCGTCTTCGGGCTGTGGTTCCTCTACTCGGTCCTCTACGCCTCGATCGAGGTCGCCTGGTACGCCTTCCGCCGCCGCGCCGTCGGCGCCGGTTCGGTCATCGCCTGCGATCTGCGCACGAGCTCGGACCTCGTGCTCACCCTCATCGCCGACACCGCCAGCCTCATCCCCGGGTCGATCATCATCGACAGCGACCGGGCGATGGGCATCCTCTACCTCCATTTCCTCGACTGCGATTCGGAGGAGAAGCTGCACAAGGCCAAGGCGCAGGTCTATCACATCGAGGAGCTGCTCATCCGCACGCTCGGTTCGGCCCGTGACCTGGCCGCTCTGCGCGCCCGTCCCGATCCGCTCGGTGAGGCCGAGGGAGGAGGCGCATGA
- a CDS encoding monovalent cation/H+ antiporter complex subunit F: protein MSQIVLDVIVISGAVLLAASVILALYRIVRGPSILDRMIGTDVVLAAIMCGLGGYMALSDRTDLLPVLIVLAMLGFVGSVSVSRYVSKSDSMTPGAEAGALSDFSSSDWHMPRETAADSAERATSDPAETATSDSAEAADDSTEAAGRTQPRAESGAEPAQTVRPSGEVDEVTEIADSSYDSHADAGGEGEGTGPDAGPDDAEHMSSGEGEGNNRGS, encoded by the coding sequence ATGAGTCAGATCGTCCTCGACGTCATCGTCATCAGCGGTGCGGTGCTGCTGGCCGCCTCGGTGATCCTCGCGCTCTACCGCATCGTCCGCGGACCCTCGATCCTCGACCGCATGATCGGCACCGATGTCGTGCTCGCAGCGATCATGTGCGGCCTGGGCGGGTACATGGCCCTGTCCGACCGCACGGATCTGCTGCCCGTGCTCATCGTGCTCGCGATGCTCGGCTTCGTCGGGTCCGTGAGCGTGTCCCGGTACGTGTCGAAATCCGATTCGATGACACCCGGCGCCGAGGCGGGGGCGCTGTCGGACTTCTCGAGCTCGGACTGGCATATGCCCCGTGAAACGGCGGCCGATTCCGCCGAGAGGGCCACGAGTGATCCCGCCGAGACGGCCACTAGTGATTCGGCTGAGGCGGCCGACGATTCCACCGAGGCGGCCGGCCGCACCCAGCCGCGTGCTGAGTCCGGAGCGGAACCGGCACAGACGGTTCGTCCCAGCGGCGAGGTCGATGAGGTCACCGAGATCGCGGATTCGTCCTACGATTCCCATGCCGATGCCGGCGGAGAGGGCGAGGGCACCGGCCCTGACGCCGGACCCGATGATGCCGAGCACATGTCCTCCGGCGAAGGAGAGGGGAACAACCGTGGTTCTTGA
- the mnhG gene encoding monovalent cation/H(+) antiporter subunit G: protein MVLDLISAVLILLGAVLSLAAALGLVRFGDLLSRMHASAKPQVLGLMLVAVAVAIQFPTWATVTTLAIIISFQLVTIPVATHMVGRAGYRTKHLRRSMLYRDELAEAVDRAEAREVAWERQRGTGTEHHDG from the coding sequence GTGGTTCTTGATCTCATCTCTGCCGTGCTCATCCTCCTCGGCGCCGTGCTGTCACTGGCCGCGGCACTGGGCCTCGTGCGGTTCGGGGATCTGCTCTCACGCATGCACGCGAGTGCGAAACCCCAGGTGCTGGGGCTGATGCTCGTGGCTGTGGCGGTCGCCATCCAGTTCCCGACGTGGGCGACGGTGACGACGCTGGCGATCATCATCTCCTTCCAGCTCGTGACGATCCCCGTCGCCACCCACATGGTCGGACGTGCCGGTTATCGCACCAAACACCTGCGTCGTTCTATGCTGTACCGAGACGAACTCGCCGAGGCGGTCGACCGTGCCGAGGCCCGGGAGGTCGCCTGGGAACGCCAGAGAGGAACCGGAACTGAGCACCATGACGGCTGA
- a CDS encoding Na+/H+ antiporter subunit A, which produces MTGAFFGASVIAYPLVRLFGRNAFFFLALVPFAGLLLSLSKLQKIFGPAGRPIVENLDWIPELGLEGVFRLDVLSWIMTLLVTGVGALVFIYCARYFPPDEPGLARFAGIFMAFAGMMYGLVVADELLMLYLFWEGTTVFSYLLIGHSQSRRRSRQAALQALIVTTAGGLAMLVGMILLITATGTGQISTLIDRAQQGMDTGPVIVSAIILILIGAISKSALLPFHFWLPGAMAAPTPVSAYLHAAAMVKAGIYLVLRLAPGYNNIPGWTEVLLTLGLLTMFIGGWQALKQTDLKLLLAFGTVSQLGFLTTMASFGTPDITKAALGLLIAHALFKSCLFLCVGIIDHRAGTRDLTKLSGGWKAFPVVAVCATIAAASMAGLPPMLGFAAKEAAYSTLLSSPDKASIIGFIGIMIGSILTVAYSARFVWGAFSSKPGVDDIARRDEKLGLVVSPLILTALTLALGPGAGLLDGYFSAWTADLPAVAAGDGHYHLALWHGFGPALAFTAVTLAAGLAIFFLRRPFASVQSTLPSGIDFHELYRRLIGWMEALALWVTARTQRGSLPFYQGVVYFVLVAGIGLAVIVNDTWNIEFRLSDTPLDFIVATVLIVVAISATRAKKRFTAVVVTGISGYAMVAYFAFVGAPDLALTQVLVETITIVVFVLVLRRLPARIGESTGRLTPAWRAIIGGAVGLTVMLVVLIAAGVRVADPVSTDFGQLAYELGYGQNIVNVTLVDIRAWDTMGEISVLVAAGTGVAGLIFVRGREGHLHRFERKKDGTEAAGRVRFHPVSEDVVDLHNPEREDLSQKRVSWLIAGRTLAPRNRSIILEVTARLIFHAVIVFSVYLLFAGHNEPGGGFAGGLVAGLALVVRYLAGGKYELAEAAPFTPSGMLGTGLVTAILTVVGGWVWGDTVFDSVYLEGDLPLLGHLSFGTSTLFDIGVYLIVIGLMLDILRSLGAEVDLHQERDEAMLTNRIHDNVHFSDSMGATAEHRAVSEIMDRVNELDVDNGAEGGRL; this is translated from the coding sequence ATGACAGGTGCCTTCTTCGGCGCGTCTGTCATCGCCTACCCCTTGGTTCGCCTCTTCGGCCGCAACGCCTTCTTCTTCCTCGCCCTCGTTCCCTTCGCCGGACTGCTGCTGAGCCTGTCGAAGCTGCAGAAGATCTTCGGCCCGGCGGGCCGACCGATCGTCGAGAACCTGGACTGGATTCCCGAGCTCGGACTCGAAGGCGTCTTCCGCCTCGACGTGCTCTCATGGATCATGACTCTGCTCGTCACCGGAGTCGGCGCCCTCGTCTTCATCTACTGCGCCCGCTACTTCCCGCCCGACGAGCCCGGCCTGGCCCGGTTCGCCGGCATCTTCATGGCCTTCGCCGGAATGATGTACGGACTCGTCGTCGCCGACGAGCTGCTCATGCTCTACCTGTTCTGGGAAGGCACCACCGTCTTCTCCTACCTGCTCATCGGACACAGCCAGTCCAGGCGCCGCTCCCGACAGGCGGCCCTGCAGGCACTCATCGTCACCACCGCCGGCGGACTCGCCATGCTCGTGGGCATGATCCTGCTCATCACCGCCACCGGCACAGGGCAGATCTCGACGCTCATCGACCGGGCACAGCAGGGTATGGACACCGGGCCGGTCATCGTCTCCGCGATCATCCTCATCCTCATCGGTGCGATCTCGAAATCCGCGCTCCTGCCCTTCCACTTCTGGCTGCCCGGCGCCATGGCCGCACCCACCCCGGTCAGCGCGTACCTGCACGCCGCAGCCATGGTCAAGGCCGGCATCTACCTCGTCCTGCGCCTGGCTCCCGGCTACAACAACATCCCCGGCTGGACCGAGGTGCTGCTCACTCTGGGCCTGCTGACGATGTTCATCGGCGGCTGGCAGGCGCTGAAGCAGACCGACCTCAAACTGCTGCTGGCCTTCGGCACGGTCTCCCAGCTTGGATTCCTCACCACCATGGCCTCCTTCGGCACCCCGGACATCACGAAGGCGGCACTCGGGCTGCTCATCGCCCATGCCCTCTTTAAGTCCTGCCTGTTCCTGTGCGTTGGCATCATCGACCACCGTGCCGGCACTCGTGATCTGACGAAGCTCTCCGGCGGCTGGAAGGCATTCCCCGTCGTCGCCGTGTGCGCGACGATCGCGGCCGCCTCGATGGCGGGACTGCCTCCGATGCTCGGCTTCGCCGCGAAGGAAGCCGCCTACTCGACCCTCCTGTCCTCCCCGGACAAGGCCTCGATCATCGGCTTCATCGGCATCATGATCGGATCGATTCTCACCGTCGCCTACTCGGCCCGGTTCGTTTGGGGAGCGTTCTCATCGAAGCCCGGCGTCGACGACATCGCCCGCCGCGACGAGAAGCTCGGCCTCGTCGTCTCCCCGCTCATCCTCACCGCGCTCACCCTGGCTCTCGGCCCCGGCGCCGGGCTCCTCGACGGCTATTTCTCCGCTTGGACGGCAGACCTGCCGGCCGTGGCCGCCGGAGACGGGCACTACCACTTGGCGCTGTGGCACGGTTTCGGGCCGGCACTCGCCTTCACCGCAGTGACGCTCGCCGCCGGACTGGCCATCTTCTTCCTCCGCCGTCCCTTCGCAAGCGTGCAGTCGACGCTGCCGTCGGGCATCGACTTCCACGAGCTCTACCGCAGGCTCATCGGCTGGATGGAGGCCCTGGCACTGTGGGTCACCGCCCGTACTCAGCGCGGTTCGCTGCCGTTCTACCAGGGTGTGGTCTACTTCGTCTTGGTTGCCGGAATCGGCCTCGCCGTGATCGTCAACGACACCTGGAACATCGAATTCCGGCTTTCCGACACTCCGCTGGACTTCATCGTCGCGACCGTCCTCATCGTCGTCGCGATCAGTGCCACACGAGCGAAGAAGCGCTTCACCGCAGTCGTCGTCACCGGCATCTCCGGTTACGCGATGGTCGCTTACTTCGCCTTCGTCGGCGCCCCCGACCTGGCGCTGACCCAGGTGCTCGTCGAAACCATCACGATCGTCGTCTTCGTCCTCGTCCTCCGCCGCCTGCCGGCCCGCATAGGCGAATCCACCGGCCGTCTCACCCCAGCCTGGCGGGCGATCATCGGCGGCGCCGTGGGGTTGACCGTGATGCTCGTCGTCCTCATCGCCGCCGGAGTGCGCGTTGCCGATCCGGTCTCGACGGACTTCGGGCAGCTGGCCTACGAACTCGGGTACGGCCAGAACATCGTCAACGTCACGCTCGTCGACATCCGCGCCTGGGACACCATGGGTGAGATCTCCGTGCTCGTGGCCGCAGGAACCGGCGTCGCCGGACTCATCTTCGTCCGCGGACGCGAAGGCCACCTGCACCGCTTCGAACGGAAGAAGGACGGCACCGAGGCGGCCGGCCGGGTCCGCTTCCATCCAGTGTCCGAGGACGTCGTCGACCTCCACAACCCGGAGCGGGAGGACCTGTCCCAGAAGCGCGTGTCCTGGCTCATCGCCGGTCGCACCCTGGCCCCGCGCAACCGCTCCATCATCCTCGAGGTCACCGCGCGCCTGATCTTCCATGCAGTCATCGTCTTCTCCGTCTACCTGCTCTTCGCCGGCCACAACGAGCCCGGCGGCGGTTTCGCCGGCGGCCTCGTCGCCGGACTCGCTCTCGTCGTGCGCTACCTCGCCGGCGGCAAGTACGAACTCGCTGAGGCGGCCCCCTTCACCCCTTCGGGAATGCTCGGCACGGGTCTGGTCACCGCCATTCTCACCGTCGTCGGCGGCTGGGTGTGGGGCGACACGGTCTTCGACTCCGTCTACCTCGAAGGCGACCTGCCGCTGCTGGGTCATCTGTCCTTCGGCACCTCGACGCTCTTCGACATCGGCGTCTACCTCATCGTCATCGGCCTCATGCTCGACATCCTCCGCTCCCTCGGCGCCGAGGTCGACCTGCATCAGGAGCGCGACGAAGCGATGCTCACGAACCGCATCCACGACAACGTCCACTTCTCCGACAGCATGGGTGCGACGGCCGAACACCGCGCGGTCTCGGAGATCATGGACCGCGTCAACGAACTCGACGTCGACAACGGTGCGGAAGGGGGCCGCCTGTGA
- a CDS encoding response regulator transcription factor, translated as MTADNHTEPQPLVLVADDEPDVLGAVVPFLERSGFRVLPASDGLLALDEIHRHKPDVCVLDVLMPGADGRQVLRRLRQEENWVPVLLLTQVGEGVERAMALEEGADDYLNKPFDPHELVARIRAVLRRTRNDGPPLATAPVLVSSFGLRVDRVGRRAWLGQRELVITPKGFTLLEYLMVHKEELIERSRLLEVLWGFEEAVGTRAVDSRVAELRRVLGEDAAEPRWIATVQGRGYRFVGEVRGEDGQRSL; from the coding sequence ATGACGGCTGATAACCACACCGAACCCCAGCCCCTCGTCCTGGTCGCCGATGACGAGCCGGATGTGCTCGGCGCCGTCGTCCCCTTCTTGGAGCGTTCCGGATTTCGGGTGCTCCCCGCCAGCGACGGCCTGTTGGCCCTCGACGAGATCCACCGCCACAAACCCGATGTGTGCGTCCTCGACGTGCTCATGCCCGGCGCCGACGGCCGCCAGGTGCTCCGCCGCCTGCGGCAGGAGGAGAACTGGGTGCCGGTGCTGCTGCTGACCCAGGTCGGTGAGGGCGTCGAGCGCGCGATGGCTCTGGAAGAGGGCGCCGACGATTACCTCAACAAACCCTTCGACCCGCACGAACTCGTCGCCCGCATCCGCGCGGTTCTGCGCCGGACCCGCAACGACGGTCCGCCCCTGGCCACCGCGCCCGTGCTCGTCTCGAGCTTCGGTCTGCGCGTCGACCGGGTGGGCAGGCGAGCCTGGCTGGGCCAGCGGGAACTCGTCATCACCCCGAAGGGCTTCACCCTGCTCGAGTACCTCATGGTGCATAAGGAGGAGCTCATCGAACGCTCCCGACTGCTCGAGGTGCTCTGGGGATTCGAAGAGGCCGTGGGCACCCGCGCCGTCGACTCGCGAGTCGCCGAGCTCAGGCGGGTGCTCGGCGAGGACGCCGCCGAACCGCGATGGATCGCCACCGTGCAGGGGCGCGGCTACCGCTTCGTCGGCGAGGTTCGCGGTGAGGACGGGCAGAGGTCCCTATGA